A stretch of the Clostridiales bacterium genome encodes the following:
- a CDS encoding glycoside hydrolase family 88 protein, translating into MPLNYEDALNRTALKFRKTAEAAAEAGIIPYQSVNGKWVESPYDGNSWWTGGFWPGLMWQLWTLTGDDFFRQEARRAEALLTAEFRTFRKLNHDVGFMYLLSCGADAKLTGDEQAETDTLHAASLLMGRFNPAGFIRAWNEPDRVGYAIIDCMMNLSILYRASRDTGDPRFRNAAKVHADTTRREFLRADGSVSHIIELDPETGKRVREHPGQGYALGTQWSRGQAWGLYGFTLACRHMQDPAYLETAKKIAANFAAHIREDGLTDCDFCQPEGEERIDNIAGAIAACGMQELAELTGDEAWKRCAEKLVDGLLEHCADWGEDRCGILTKCTASYHDDGAGRHTNITYGDYFLVEALMKLCGKDPQLWS; encoded by the coding sequence TTGCCGCTGAATTATGAGGACGCGCTGAACCGAACTGCCCTGAAGTTCCGGAAGACCGCGGAAGCCGCGGCGGAAGCCGGGATTATCCCGTACCAGAGCGTGAACGGGAAATGGGTGGAAAGCCCCTATGACGGGAACAGCTGGTGGACCGGCGGCTTCTGGCCGGGCCTGATGTGGCAGCTGTGGACCCTGACCGGGGATGATTTCTTCCGGCAGGAAGCCCGGCGCGCGGAAGCGCTGCTGACCGCGGAATTCCGCACCTTCCGGAAGCTGAACCACGACGTGGGCTTTATGTACCTGCTGTCCTGCGGGGCGGACGCGAAGCTGACCGGGGATGAACAGGCGGAAACCGACACGCTGCATGCCGCGTCCCTGCTGATGGGCCGCTTCAACCCGGCCGGGTTTATCCGGGCCTGGAATGAGCCGGACCGGGTCGGGTACGCAATCATCGACTGCATGATGAACCTGTCGATCCTGTACCGTGCCAGCCGGGACACCGGGGACCCGCGGTTCCGGAACGCGGCGAAGGTCCACGCGGACACGACCCGGCGGGAATTCCTGCGGGCGGACGGCTCGGTGAGCCATATCATTGAGCTGGACCCGGAAACCGGGAAGCGCGTGCGCGAACATCCGGGCCAGGGATACGCCCTGGGCACGCAGTGGAGCCGCGGGCAGGCCTGGGGCCTGTACGGCTTCACGCTGGCCTGCCGCCATATGCAGGATCCGGCATACCTGGAAACCGCGAAGAAGATTGCCGCTAACTTTGCCGCCCATATCCGGGAGGACGGGCTGACGGACTGCGATTTCTGCCAGCCGGAGGGCGAGGAACGGATTGACAACATTGCCGGCGCCATCGCGGCCTGCGGCATGCAGGAGCTGGCGGAGCTGACCGGGGATGAAGCCTGGAAGCGCTGCGCGGAAAAGCTGGTCGACGGGCTGCTGGAACACTGCGCCGACTGGGGCGAAGACCGCTGCGGCATCCTGACCAAATGCACGGCGAGCTACCACGACGACGGGGCGGGCCGGCACACGAATATCACCTACGGGGATTATTTCCTCGTGGAAGCGCTGATGAAGCTCTGCGGGAAAGACCCGCAGCTGTGGAGCTGA
- the uidA gene encoding beta-glucuronidase: MSTLYPQVNEARMALDLGGVWDFRFRGDEKWQPIAVPASYNDQSPDPRFRNYVGITEYRRRITVPKAWKGMRVCLRFDAAAHNARILLDGKEIAFHRGGFLPFEVELGGYLEPGQSAELTVETDNRIDHTTLPIGTEGGVSFLGSDNPGIEAVEAGKKFQQERGINRPAFDFFNYTGLQRPVRMIATPREFIRDITLVPSIDGEVRWSVETEGTGGEVRVEILDAEGKTVAAGEGREGSLRVAEPHLWEPWPGTPYLYTAWVTFGEDVYEQPFGIREVKVEGTRFLINGKPFRFHGPCKHEDSPFHGRGMDNCLNVTDINLYHWMNANCFRTSHYPYAEEMYRLCDREGIVIVDETPAVGMWAEEPYGWNLADYHMQVLTDMIMRDKNHPCVVMWSLGNEPDTDTMPDAAYEYWHPLYEAAHRLDPQNRPVTVVGCQNKYGVEKVIRSMDVVLINRYYGWYNLSGDLEAAKYAFRMELDWWENQHKPLILSEYGADTIAGLHGAVAEMFTEEFQVAFYQMVSECLDERDFVVGEMPWNFADFSTCQGPMRVGGNRKGLFTRDRRPKMAAHWLRERWSK; the protein is encoded by the coding sequence ATGAGCACACTGTATCCGCAGGTGAATGAAGCCCGGATGGCGCTGGATCTCGGCGGGGTCTGGGATTTCCGGTTCCGGGGGGATGAAAAATGGCAGCCCATCGCGGTGCCGGCCTCGTACAACGACCAGAGCCCGGATCCGCGTTTCCGGAACTACGTCGGCATCACGGAATACCGGCGGAGGATCACCGTTCCCAAAGCATGGAAGGGAATGCGCGTGTGCCTGCGCTTTGACGCGGCGGCGCACAACGCCCGGATCCTGCTGGACGGGAAGGAGATCGCGTTCCACCGGGGCGGCTTCCTGCCCTTTGAGGTGGAGCTGGGCGGATACCTGGAGCCGGGACAGTCGGCGGAACTGACGGTGGAAACGGACAACCGGATCGACCACACCACGCTGCCCATTGGCACGGAGGGTGGCGTTTCCTTCCTCGGCTCCGACAACCCGGGAATCGAGGCGGTGGAAGCCGGAAAGAAATTCCAGCAGGAACGCGGGATCAACCGCCCGGCCTTTGACTTTTTCAATTACACCGGCCTCCAGCGTCCCGTGCGGATGATTGCGACGCCCCGGGAGTTTATCCGGGACATCACGCTGGTGCCCTCCATAGACGGCGAAGTCCGCTGGAGTGTGGAAACCGAAGGAACCGGCGGGGAGGTCCGGGTGGAAATCCTGGACGCGGAAGGAAAGACGGTTGCCGCGGGCGAGGGCCGGGAAGGCAGCCTGCGCGTGGCTGAGCCGCACCTGTGGGAGCCCTGGCCGGGCACGCCGTACCTGTATACGGCCTGGGTGACCTTCGGGGAGGACGTGTATGAGCAGCCCTTCGGCATCCGGGAGGTGAAGGTGGAAGGCACCCGCTTCCTGATCAACGGCAAGCCGTTCCGCTTCCACGGTCCCTGCAAACACGAGGACAGCCCGTTCCACGGACGCGGGATGGACAACTGCCTGAACGTGACGGACATCAACCTCTACCACTGGATGAACGCGAACTGCTTCCGCACCAGCCACTACCCGTACGCCGAGGAGATGTACCGGCTGTGCGACCGCGAGGGCATCGTGATCGTGGACGAAACCCCGGCGGTGGGCATGTGGGCGGAGGAACCGTACGGCTGGAACCTGGCGGATTACCATATGCAGGTGCTGACGGATATGATCATGCGGGACAAGAACCATCCCTGCGTGGTGATGTGGAGCCTGGGCAACGAGCCGGATACGGACACCATGCCCGACGCGGCGTACGAATACTGGCATCCCCTGTACGAGGCCGCCCACCGGCTGGACCCGCAGAACCGCCCGGTGACGGTGGTGGGCTGCCAGAACAAATACGGGGTGGAAAAGGTGATCCGTTCCATGGACGTGGTGCTGATCAACCGGTATTACGGCTGGTACAACCTGTCCGGCGACCTGGAGGCGGCGAAGTATGCCTTCCGGATGGAGCTGGACTGGTGGGAAAACCAGCACAAGCCGCTGATCCTCTCCGAGTACGGCGCGGACACGATTGCCGGCCTGCACGGCGCGGTGGCGGAGATGTTCACCGAGGAATTCCAGGTCGCTTTCTACCAGATGGTGAGCGAGTGCCTGGACGAGCGGGATTTCGTGGTCGGCGAGATGCCGTGGAACTTTGCGGACTTCTCCACCTGCCAGGGACCGATGCGTGTGGGCGGGAACCGGAAGGGCCTGTTTACCCGGGACCGCCGGCCGAAGATGGCGGCCCACTGGCTGCGGGAGAGATGGAGCAAATGA
- a CDS encoding LacI family DNA-binding transcriptional regulator, whose protein sequence is MANRITLRDVAGACGYTVNTVSRALRGDSRLPESTRAKIHEVAVRMGYIRNSLASTLRSGRSGNVAVIVNDVHNLHFCNMLTVMDSELRRAGYNIMVLCMGLNEELGERLIRSAISQSVDGILYFPYMNNPEHIEVMRKNHVPFVLLDRRINDIVTDNVRCDDRRGGFLAGTHLAGFGHRKYLFLSGENRSSSQVDRLEGFMQAMREYGIPESNIRVVQGEKVEAALAENSLRELLFPLDYTAIVSFRDEVSYPVMLALADMGMEIPRDISIVSFDHLRGDIPYLPKLTSIFSEGQDVASNGVRLLLDRIEHPDLPPQVIVLPVHLFDEGTAAPPRTNTD, encoded by the coding sequence ATGGCCAACCGCATTACCCTCAGGGATGTCGCCGGTGCATGCGGCTATACCGTCAACACCGTTTCCCGGGCGCTCCGCGGGGATTCCCGCCTGCCGGAATCCACCCGGGCGAAAATCCATGAAGTTGCCGTCCGGATGGGCTATATCCGCAACTCCCTCGCCTCCACCCTCCGTTCCGGCCGGAGCGGCAATGTGGCGGTCATCGTCAACGACGTGCATAACCTGCATTTCTGTAATATGCTGACGGTGATGGACAGCGAGCTGCGCAGGGCCGGTTACAACATCATGGTCCTGTGCATGGGCCTGAACGAAGAGCTGGGTGAGCGCCTGATCCGCTCCGCCATCTCCCAGTCCGTGGACGGCATCCTGTATTTTCCCTATATGAACAATCCGGAGCATATCGAGGTCATGCGGAAAAACCACGTGCCCTTCGTGCTGCTGGACCGCCGGATCAACGATATCGTCACGGACAACGTCCGCTGCGATGACCGGCGCGGCGGTTTTCTGGCCGGCACCCACCTGGCGGGCTTCGGTCATCGGAAATACCTGTTCCTGTCCGGTGAAAACCGCTCCAGCTCCCAGGTGGACCGCCTGGAAGGCTTCATGCAGGCCATGCGGGAGTATGGAATCCCCGAAAGCAATATCCGCGTTGTCCAGGGTGAAAAAGTGGAAGCCGCCCTGGCTGAAAACAGCCTCCGGGAGCTCCTGTTCCCGCTGGACTATACCGCAATCGTTTCCTTCCGCGACGAGGTTTCCTATCCCGTGATGCTTGCGCTGGCGGATATGGGAATGGAGATTCCCCGGGATATCTCCATCGTCAGCTTCGACCATCTCCGCGGGGATATCCCCTACCTCCCGAAGCTCACCAGTATTTTCTCCGAAGGTCAGGATGTCGCGTCCAATGGCGTACGCCTGCTGCTCGATCGCATCGAACACCCGGACCTGCCGCCGCAGGTGATTGTCCTCCCGGTCCACCTGTTCGATGAGGGCACCGCTGCCCCGCCGCGGACCAATACAGATTAA
- a CDS encoding extracellular solute-binding protein codes for MKKLLAILLSLALLLGICGAFAEDEPIKLTLWTFQELHTQLYKEMLESWNANPDNPKLDIDMQVYPYDDMHSKLTLALQSGEGAPDIVDIEINQFANYLKGDIQLADINDIVEPIKDHLVMSRFNNYAKDGKYYGIDHHIGACIMFYNTEILEAAGINYQDIKTWDDYHEAGKVVLEKTGKPMCTWESTDCWSLYPLVNQHGGDWLTYDGEVRMDEPVVISTLAFMKSMLDDGTAVPAPGGFHHAEEYYGEMNGGAFASVCMPFWYLNRFTDYMPDLSGKMKVAPMPLWSDGGHKSAQMGGTGTAVVKTSANVDIAKQWLAYATLSFEGCVKTWTILGFDPIMTDVYGAPEMMEPNKFFDYYGNDIFDVLKTVLDDIPDTCISEYFPTASDIVKSQMAYDLVIGGGDPEEIAKNCAQELRDAID; via the coding sequence ATGAAGAAACTGTTGGCCATCCTGCTGTCTCTGGCTCTCCTGCTGGGCATCTGCGGTGCCTTTGCGGAAGACGAACCGATCAAACTGACCCTGTGGACCTTCCAGGAACTGCATACCCAGCTGTACAAGGAAATGCTGGAATCCTGGAACGCGAATCCCGACAACCCGAAGCTGGATATTGACATGCAGGTCTATCCCTACGATGACATGCACAGCAAGCTGACCCTTGCCCTGCAGAGCGGCGAAGGCGCCCCGGATATCGTGGACATCGAAATCAACCAGTTCGCGAACTACCTGAAGGGCGACATCCAGCTGGCGGACATCAACGACATCGTTGAGCCGATCAAGGACCACCTGGTCATGAGCCGTTTCAACAACTATGCCAAGGACGGCAAGTACTACGGAATCGACCACCACATCGGCGCCTGCATCATGTTCTACAACACTGAGATCCTTGAGGCGGCCGGAATCAACTACCAGGATATCAAGACCTGGGACGACTATCATGAAGCCGGCAAGGTTGTGCTGGAGAAGACCGGCAAGCCGATGTGCACCTGGGAATCCACCGACTGCTGGAGCCTGTATCCCCTGGTAAACCAGCACGGCGGCGACTGGCTGACCTACGATGGAGAGGTCCGGATGGACGAACCCGTGGTTATCAGTACCCTGGCGTTCATGAAGAGCATGCTGGATGACGGAACGGCTGTTCCGGCCCCCGGCGGATTCCATCACGCGGAAGAATACTACGGTGAGATGAACGGAGGCGCGTTCGCTTCTGTGTGCATGCCGTTCTGGTACCTGAACCGCTTCACCGACTATATGCCTGACTTGTCCGGCAAGATGAAGGTTGCTCCGATGCCCCTGTGGTCTGACGGCGGACACAAATCCGCGCAGATGGGCGGTACAGGCACCGCGGTCGTGAAGACCAGCGCCAACGTGGACATCGCCAAGCAGTGGCTGGCCTACGCGACCCTGAGCTTCGAAGGCTGCGTCAAGACCTGGACGATCCTGGGATTCGACCCGATCATGACCGACGTCTACGGCGCGCCCGAGATGATGGAGCCGAACAAGTTCTTCGACTACTACGGAAATGACATCTTCGACGTGCTGAAGACCGTGCTGGATGATATTCCGGACACCTGCATCTCCGAATACTTCCCGACGGCCAGCGACATCGTCAAGAGCCAGATGGCGTATGACCTGGTCATCGGCGGCGGTGATCCCGAAGAGATTGCCAAGAACTGTGCCCAGGAACTGAGAGACGCGATCGACTAA
- a CDS encoding sugar ABC transporter permease: MQQAAQRKPKGAAAFFTNRKVVPYVFVAPFVIYFLLIYLYPTISTILMSFQRIDGPTTSTWIGLKNYEKLFSRNFIQALETSARYAFWDVIVLTSVPLLFAVLLHSAFVKGSAFFKSLFFIPALTSIVVAGIVFRLAFGTQDTAPVNAMMIALGGEPRKWLMFADSGNFVLIVLTLWRWMGVNIIYYLSGIQAIPNDLYEAAEIDGANPIQKFFKVTLPGIRPVLIYVITITVLGGFAMFTESVALWAQNNPGGVGRTIVGYLYQVGISKANMGMASAVGLTLLVLVLGVNLIQLVLMGFFRKEDA; encoded by the coding sequence ATGCAGCAGGCTGCACAAAGAAAACCGAAGGGCGCAGCCGCCTTCTTCACCAACAGGAAAGTGGTTCCCTATGTGTTTGTTGCGCCCTTTGTGATCTATTTTCTCCTGATTTACCTGTATCCGACGATTTCGACGATCCTGATGAGCTTCCAGCGGATTGACGGACCCACAACGAGCACATGGATCGGGCTGAAGAACTACGAAAAGCTTTTCTCCCGGAATTTTATCCAGGCGCTGGAAACAAGCGCCCGGTATGCCTTCTGGGATGTGATTGTGCTCACATCGGTTCCCCTGCTGTTCGCGGTGCTGCTGCATTCCGCGTTTGTCAAGGGATCCGCGTTCTTCAAATCCCTGTTCTTTATCCCGGCACTGACATCCATCGTTGTGGCCGGCATTGTGTTCCGCCTGGCGTTCGGCACACAGGATACCGCACCGGTCAACGCGATGATGATTGCCCTGGGAGGGGAGCCGCGGAAATGGCTGATGTTTGCGGACAGCGGCAACTTTGTGTTGATTGTGCTGACCCTGTGGCGCTGGATGGGCGTCAATATCATCTACTACCTGTCCGGGATCCAGGCAATCCCGAACGACCTGTATGAAGCGGCCGAGATCGATGGGGCCAATCCTATCCAGAAATTCTTCAAAGTGACACTTCCCGGCATCAGGCCGGTCCTGATATATGTGATCACCATTACCGTGCTGGGCGGATTTGCCATGTTCACGGAATCCGTGGCACTGTGGGCCCAGAACAATCCCGGAGGCGTTGGCCGGACGATTGTCGGCTACCTGTACCAGGTGGGGATCAGCAAAGCTAACATGGGAATGGCTTCCGCGGTCGGACTGACCCTGCTGGTGCTGGTCCTGGGTGTGAACCTGATCCAGCTGGTGCTGATGGGATTCTTCCGGAAGGAGGATGCCTGA
- a CDS encoding carbohydrate ABC transporter permease, with the protein MVLWAFIAMLPFVFMFCSSLKPGEEMLRKGLSLSIEPGVSSFSNYNALNTYRDGIYWHWYKSSVIIMVLQTVIGLFFGSFVGYGLAMYNFKGRNLIFTLVLVVMMIPFEILLLPLYRMLIRVKLVDRYFGVILPYLVPPFMIFFFRQYVLGLPKELLEAGRIDGCTDYGVFFRIMVPIMIPAFGAMTILSGMNSWNNLLWPMIVLSSNEKFTIPIGMGTTITPYGNAYDVLMPGAVMAVVPIIIIYLCAQKTFIAGLTAGSVKG; encoded by the coding sequence ATGGTGCTCTGGGCGTTTATCGCCATGCTTCCCTTTGTATTCATGTTCTGCAGTTCGCTGAAACCCGGTGAGGAGATGCTCCGGAAAGGCCTGAGCCTGTCCATTGAACCGGGCGTATCCTCCTTCAGCAACTACAACGCGCTGAACACGTACCGGGACGGTATCTACTGGCACTGGTACAAATCCAGCGTGATCATCATGGTGCTGCAGACGGTGATCGGCCTGTTCTTCGGGTCGTTCGTCGGATACGGCCTGGCCATGTATAACTTCAAAGGCCGGAACCTGATCTTTACCCTGGTGCTGGTTGTGATGATGATCCCCTTCGAGATCCTGCTGCTGCCGCTGTACCGGATGCTGATCCGTGTGAAGCTGGTGGACAGGTACTTCGGCGTGATCCTGCCGTACCTGGTTCCGCCGTTCATGATCTTTTTCTTCCGGCAGTATGTGCTCGGCCTGCCCAAAGAACTGCTGGAAGCCGGCCGGATTGACGGCTGCACTGATTACGGGGTGTTCTTCCGGATCATGGTGCCGATTATGATCCCGGCCTTCGGCGCCATGACAATCCTCAGCGGCATGAACAGCTGGAACAACCTGCTGTGGCCGATGATCGTGCTGAGCTCCAATGAGAAATTCACCATACCGATCGGAATGGGCACAACGATCACTCCCTACGGGAACGCCTATGACGTGCTGATGCCCGGCGCAGTGATGGCGGTGGTGCCGATTATAATCATTTACCTGTGCGCCCAGAAGACCTTCATTGCCGGCCTGACCGCCGGCAGCGTGAAGGGCTGA
- a CDS encoding alpha-N-arabinofuranosidase, whose amino-acid sequence MKKASMILDRDYRIGRVDPRIFGSFIEHLGRAVYGGIYEPGHPLADEAGFRKDVIEKVREIGVPIVRYPGGNFVSGFNWEDSVGPREQRPKRLDLAWFTTESNEVGLHEFADWAKKAGSEVMYAINLGTRGPENARDIVEYANHPGGSKFSDMRIRNGRKEPLGIKMWCLGNEMDGPWQMGHKTAAEYGHIANEAAKVMKWVDPSIELVACGSSSSQMPTFGDWELTMLDACYENIDYVSLHRYYGNPTNDTPGFLARSMDLDDFIHTVISICDAVKGKKHLKKQVNLSFDEWNVWYHSNEQDKEIWKREKWGPALPLLEDIYNFEDALLAGSMLITFLRNADRVKVACLAQLVNVIAPIMTRNGGGCWAQTIFYPYLHVSRYGRGTALKAIVDTPVYDCTDYEGVPLVDATATLGDDGSVTVFCVNRDMKEDFTLDLDLRSFGGMKLAEHILLHHDDVKAVNTEENPGNVAPAAGPGGSIDGGRAEIRLPALSWNVIRFEKA is encoded by the coding sequence ATGAAGAAAGCATCCATGATCCTGGACCGGGACTACCGGATCGGCCGGGTGGACCCGCGGATCTTCGGCTCATTCATTGAGCACCTGGGCCGCGCGGTATACGGAGGAATCTATGAACCGGGCCATCCGCTTGCGGATGAGGCCGGATTCCGGAAAGACGTGATCGAAAAGGTCCGGGAGATCGGCGTGCCGATTGTCCGGTATCCCGGCGGGAACTTTGTTTCCGGCTTCAACTGGGAGGATTCGGTGGGTCCCCGGGAACAGCGGCCGAAGCGGCTGGACCTGGCCTGGTTTACGACGGAAAGCAATGAAGTGGGCCTGCATGAATTTGCCGACTGGGCGAAAAAAGCCGGCAGCGAGGTGATGTATGCCATCAACCTGGGCACCCGCGGACCGGAAAATGCCCGGGATATCGTGGAATACGCCAATCATCCCGGCGGAAGCAAGTTCAGCGACATGCGGATCCGGAACGGGCGGAAGGAACCGCTGGGCATCAAAATGTGGTGCCTGGGCAACGAGATGGACGGTCCGTGGCAGATGGGGCACAAAACCGCGGCGGAATACGGGCATATTGCCAATGAAGCCGCCAAGGTGATGAAATGGGTGGATCCCTCCATCGAACTGGTGGCGTGCGGTTCCTCCTCTTCCCAGATGCCGACCTTCGGGGACTGGGAACTGACCATGCTGGACGCGTGCTACGAGAATATTGATTATGTATCCCTGCACCGCTATTACGGCAATCCGACGAACGATACCCCGGGATTCCTGGCCCGGAGCATGGACCTGGACGATTTCATCCATACGGTGATTTCCATCTGCGACGCGGTGAAGGGCAAGAAGCACCTGAAAAAGCAGGTGAACCTGTCCTTTGACGAGTGGAACGTCTGGTATCATTCCAATGAGCAGGACAAGGAAATCTGGAAGCGGGAGAAGTGGGGACCCGCCCTGCCGCTGCTGGAGGATATCTACAACTTTGAGGACGCGCTGCTGGCCGGCAGCATGCTGATCACCTTCCTGCGCAACGCGGACCGGGTGAAGGTGGCCTGCCTGGCACAGCTGGTGAACGTGATCGCCCCGATCATGACCCGGAACGGCGGCGGATGCTGGGCGCAGACGATCTTCTATCCCTACCTGCACGTGAGCCGCTACGGCCGCGGCACCGCCCTGAAGGCGATCGTGGACACGCCGGTGTACGACTGCACTGACTACGAAGGCGTTCCGCTGGTGGACGCCACGGCAACGCTGGGGGATGACGGCAGCGTGACGGTGTTCTGCGTGAACCGGGATATGAAGGAGGACTTCACCCTGGACCTGGACCTGCGGTCCTTTGGCGGGATGAAGCTGGCGGAGCACATCCTGCTCCACCATGACGACGTGAAGGCTGTGAACACGGAAGAGAACCCGGGCAATGTGGCCCCGGCGGCCGGCCCCGGCGGAAGCATCGACGGAGGACGGGCGGAAATCCGGCTGCCTGCGCTGAGCTGGAACGTGATCCGGTTTGAAAAAGCCTGA
- a CDS encoding EamA family transporter, translating into MTVRNRSVLCVFLASMCFSTGGLFIKLVPWSPLAINGARNLIGAAVIGIYLLATRHRLVFSQRVFIGALSMIGVTTLFALANKMTTAANTIVLQFTAPVFVILFMAVIYRQKPGRLDVIICFLVLLGVVLFFVDGIQAGNLAGNIIAVLSGICYAGVFMMNTGKNADAISSCFLGQLAAGIIFTPLCFGETDFSLPVVAAVAALGVVQVGGAYILFSIGIKNTPAVTASLLTGLEPIMNPLLVAAFYGERVSTLSIIGSVIVVCSILTYNVCLTMRKPAGNEPG; encoded by the coding sequence ATGACGGTGAGGAACAGGTCGGTGCTGTGCGTTTTCCTGGCGTCCATGTGTTTCAGCACCGGCGGGCTGTTTATCAAGCTGGTTCCCTGGTCGCCGCTGGCGATCAACGGCGCGCGGAACCTGATCGGCGCGGCGGTCATCGGGATCTACCTGCTGGCGACCCGGCACCGGCTGGTGTTCAGCCAGCGGGTGTTCATCGGCGCACTGTCGATGATCGGCGTGACGACGCTGTTTGCCCTCGCGAACAAGATGACCACCGCGGCGAACACGATCGTGCTCCAGTTTACCGCCCCGGTATTTGTGATCCTGTTCATGGCGGTGATTTACCGCCAGAAGCCGGGAAGGCTGGACGTGATCATCTGCTTTCTCGTGCTGCTGGGAGTGGTCCTGTTCTTCGTGGACGGGATTCAGGCCGGAAACCTGGCGGGAAATATCATCGCGGTCCTGTCCGGCATCTGCTATGCCGGCGTGTTCATGATGAACACCGGGAAGAACGCGGACGCGATCTCCTCCTGCTTCCTGGGCCAGCTGGCGGCAGGAATCATCTTTACGCCGCTGTGCTTCGGGGAAACGGATTTCTCCCTGCCGGTCGTGGCGGCTGTGGCGGCCCTGGGCGTCGTCCAGGTGGGCGGGGCGTATATCCTGTTCTCCATCGGGATCAAAAACACACCGGCGGTGACCGCCAGCCTGCTGACCGGCCTGGAGCCGATCATGAACCCGCTGCTGGTGGCGGCGTTCTACGGCGAACGGGTGTCCACCCTTTCCATCATCGGATCGGTGATCGTGGTCTGCTCCATCCTCACGTACAACGTCTGCCTGACCATGCGGAAGCCGGCCGGCAATGAACCCGGATGA
- a CDS encoding HAD family hydrolase, which yields MRVSFDLDEVLFVSPKTHKTEPALPFPLRNLFPERLRLGTPELIWELQIQGYEVWIYTSSFRSESYIRRLFRCYGVRLDGIVNGDRHLKEVQRDNKTVLPQKLPNRYRISLHIDDEAVICTAAGQYGFRAYQLNAQDDNWKEKILEQADKIRRLEHFDEPGK from the coding sequence ATGCGGGTATCCTTTGATCTGGACGAGGTGCTGTTCGTCTCCCCGAAGACGCACAAAACCGAGCCGGCGCTTCCTTTTCCGCTGCGGAATTTATTCCCTGAGCGGCTGCGCCTCGGTACCCCGGAGCTGATCTGGGAGCTCCAGATCCAGGGATATGAGGTGTGGATCTACACCTCCTCCTTCCGGTCGGAAAGCTATATCCGCCGGCTGTTCCGCTGCTACGGCGTCCGCCTGGACGGGATTGTCAACGGGGACCGCCACCTGAAGGAAGTACAGCGGGACAACAAAACGGTGCTGCCCCAGAAGCTGCCGAACCGGTACCGGATCTCCCTGCATATCGATGACGAGGCCGTGATCTGCACGGCCGCCGGCCAGTACGGCTTCCGGGCATACCAGCTGAACGCCCAGGATGACAACTGGAAGGAGAAAATCCTGGAGCAGGCGGACAAGATCCGCCGGCTGGAGCATTTTGATGAGCCGGGAAAATAA